GACGAAGATTATCCCCCGGTAGACCTTCAGGGAAATGAATTTCCTGCCTTTGCTGATCACCAGCGCGACCAATCCGTACCATATGAAATCCGCCAGGATGTGCCCCAGGAAGAAAATGATCACTGCCGTTAGGCCGGATTTCTTGGCCGCCAGGGTCAAGCCCAGGCCGATACTCAGCCACCATATCGACCAGTAAGGGTTGGTTATGCTCATAGTAATTCCTAAGAGGATCAGGCTGGATGATCTTACGGGTTTGGTTTGAGTTTCGAGATTGAGCTTGGGTAAGCTGGAGATCATTCCTATGCCGAAAAAGGCAAGTATTAATGCCCCCAGAAGAGAGATGGCCAGCATTA
This portion of the Candidatus Omnitrophota bacterium genome encodes:
- a CDS encoding LysE family translocator, producing MTEYILISLVSFTIAFSGALMPGPLLTAVISQSVKHGFKSGPLICAGHAVMEALMIGVIIFGLANFMHNQALMLAISLLGALILAFFGIGMISSLPKLNLETQTKPVRSSSLILLGITMSITNPYWSIWWLSIGLGLTLAAKKSGLTAVIIFFLGHILADFIWYGLVALVISKGRKFISLKVYRGIIFVCGLALIGFSIYFASNSLKPL